The Streptomyces sp. NBC_00435 nucleotide sequence GCATCCACGTCGACAACCTGGACCTCGTCGTCAACGTGGACCCGCCGACCGACCCCAAGGACTACCTGCACCGCGGCGGCCGTACCGCCCGCGCCGGCGAGTCCGGAAGCGTGGTCACCCTGGTCCTGCCCAATCAGCGCCGTGAAATGACCCGCCTGATGGCCGCCGCCGGAATCACCCCGCTGACCGCGCAGGTCCGCTCCGGCGAGGCCGAACTGAGCCGGATCACCGGTGCCCAGGCGCCGTCCGGCGTACCGGTCACCATCACCGCGCCCGTCAGCGAGCGGACCCGGACCGGTACCGGCGCCTCCCGCGGCCGGCGCAGTCGGCCCGCGCAGGACCGGCGCAGCAGGACCGGCACGGCGGCCCGTGGCCCCCAGCGGCAGTCCCCGGCCGCCACAGCCGCCTAGACAGCCTCTCCCGGCTCCTGCCGGACCAGGCCAGGACGATTCTCTTCTACCTGTGAGGCACCCCATGCGCTGTGTCATCGCCCGTTTCCCGTTCGACCTGACCAAGGGCGGCGTCCTGGAATCGATGAAGGGCGTCAAGCCCGAACCGATCACGGCCGAATCGGTGGTCATCGGCCGCCGTGCCTACCCCGTCAAGCAGGTGGGCGCCGTCATCACCCGCCAGGACCGCCGGGACTTCACCGCCGGCGAGGTGATCAGGGCCCTGAGCGCACTGGGCTTCACCTGCCGGACCTCGGACCCGGTCCCGGCACCCGCCGCCGCCCTGACCCCGCTCGAGCAGGCGTCGGCCATGCTGGGCACCCCCGCGGGCGTGTAGCGGGGACATCCCGTACGGACACCAGGGCCCCGGTCGGCAGCAGCCGACCGGGGCCCTGCGCGTTGCCCGGGGACCCCCGGCTCATACCCGCGTCCAGCGCGGGCCCGCCGAGGGCGCGGGCGGGGGTGGAGGCGGTGCGGCACCGTCCAGGCGCAGGCTGCGCAGGGTGGCGTCCGTCTCGCGCTGGAAGTGCGCGTAGGTGATCAGCCGTTCCCAGAGCGGGTCGGGACGGCCGGGGACGGTGGCGCCACGCGCTTCCCACTCCAGGGCGAGCTGGTCGAAGAGGGCCGCTCCGCCCAGGGGGAAAGCGCTGCCCGACTGCTGCCGGGGGATGCCCCGGGCCGTCGCGGCGGGAATGCGCTCGGGTGCCCGGTGCCGGGCGGGGGACGGGGAGACCGCGTGTGGAGTGCCCATGCCCGCCCCAACGATTCTGCGGGCCCACGGGCACGCCCCGGGGCCCACGGGCGGGCCCGGACGAGGTCACGGCCGGCCGCCGGCGCCCCATTGAGGGTCCGCAGGGCGGCGGTACGTTTCGCATGGTGTTGAATTTCCCTCGGGGCCCCGGTGCCGGACGGCAGCAGGGCCTTTTCCACGCGTCCCACGAACGAGGTGAAAGTGACACCGGACAACCCGATCGGCCGTCTCGACGACGACGACTACCCGGCCTACACCATGGGCCGGGCAGCCGAGATGCTCGGCACCACACCGGGCTTCCTACGCGCGCTGGGTGAAGCACGCCTGATCACCCCGCTCCGCTCGGAGGGCGGTCACCGCCGGTACTCCCGCTACCAGCTGCGCATCGCCGCCCGCGCCCGCGAGCTCGTCGACCAGGGGACGCCCATCGAGTCCGCCTGCCGCATCGTCATCCTCGAGGACCAGCTGGAGGAAGCCCAGCGGATCAACGCCGAGTACCGGCGGGCGGCCGGCAAGGACTCCGGGGCCTGAGCGCGGGGCCGGGGCGCCGGCCCTGAAGCACGTACCCCGGGCCGGCGGCCGTCAGCCGAGGCGGGTCGGGGAAGAGGCTGCCCGCGCCAGGACGCGGGGGGCTCCGGTGCCGTCCGCCGCGACGGTCCACAGGTCGGTGGTGTCCACCGAGCCCTCCGCGGGCAGGGCGTAGGCCAGAGTGCGGTCGTCCAGCCACAGGGCCTGGTCGTCCACGCTGCGCTTCTCCGCGAGCGGCTGCTCCCGCAGTGTCCGCAGGTCCAGGACGTGCTCGCGCCACAGGGAGGCGCCGCGCTGCACGCGCTTCTTGTACGCGACCCGGGTCTCGTCCGGGGACAGCGACGGGCACTCGACGTTCTTGGCGAGCGTGGTGACGGCGCGCCGCGCGATCGAGCCCTTCACCAGATAGGTCTGGCTGTTGGTGCCGAGGGTGGCGTAGAAGGTGTCGTCGTCCTTGGAGAAGGTCACCCCCCAGAAGTTGGTGTCGCTGGAGCTGTAGGGCTTGCCGTCCAGCTCGATGGCGAACTTCTCCAGATCCGGTTCGAGCGCCCCGGTACGGGTGTCCACGATCGAGGTCCGGGTGGAGAAGAACGCGGCTCCGTAGGACTCCCCGGCCACGAAGACGGTCCAGGCGGCGAAGTGGCCGCTCGGGGAGACCCGGGCCCGTGAGGGGGTTCCCGCCAGCGGGAAGCTGCGCAGCGTGCGCAGTTCTGAGTCGACGATCAGCGCCCGGTTCTCCTGGGAGAGCGTGCCGGGGGCCGAGCTCAGGCACACGCCGGTACCGGCCGCCGCGTGGAAACGCAGACAGCTGAGGCCCGAGGCGGTCCGCCCGGCCCCGGGCGACTGGGCCGGTACGGAGACGAGGGCCCCGCGCTGCGGACCCTGTGCGCCGTTGACGAAGGCCAGCCCGTTCTGCCGGTCGAGCGTGACCCGGCCCCGGGAGGCCGTCGGATCGCCCTCGCGGGTCTGCTCGGCCCGGGCGGCGGAGCGGACCACCACCACGCCGGCCAGCCCTCCGAGGAGCAGCACGGCCAGGGCGAGTACGAGCAGCCGGCGTGAGCGCGTCATCGGGTTCCTCGGGGGCGTCGGGGCGGGCGGGGCCGTCGGGCCCGGTCGGGAGCGCTGTCGGGGGCCCCGGGGCGCAGTACGAAACCGGCGACGGCCGCGCAGCAGCACAGGCCGGCCGCCGCGGCGGTGAGCGCCGGACCGGAGCCCAGGAGCGTCCAGGCGCCGCCGAAGGCGAGGGAGCAGCCGAACCGGGCCAGCGCCTGGCCGGTGCCGACGAGCGCGATACCGGTGGCCCGCAGTTTCGCGGGGACGGTCGCGGCGACGGCGGCCGGCAGCACCCCGTCGGTCGCGGCGTAGAACATGCCGTGCAGCGCGAGGACCAGGTAGGGCAGCGCGGGCAGGCCGGGGACCCACAGCAGGAGCCCGTACCCGGCCAGCAGGACGGCGTGCCCGCAGAGGAAGACGGTGCGGCGTCCGAACCGGTCCGCGAGGGTGCCGGCCGGCACGGCCAGCAGCAGGAACACGGCGGCGGTGCCCAGGGGGAGGAGGGGGAACCAGCGCTCGCCCACCCCGGTGCGGTCCTGGATCAGCAGGTAGAGGAAGGCGTCGCTGACGGTGGTGAGGCCGAGCAGCACGGCGCAGAGCGCCAGCGCGCGCAGCCGGGGCAGGCGCAGCAGGCCCAGCGCGTCGCGCAGGTTCACCGGGGCGGGCGCGGGCGCGGCGGCCTCGGGGGAGGCCGCCGCGGTGGCGGCGGGCCGGCGGGCGGCCGGGACCGGAGCCGCGGGGGACCGGGGCGGGGCAGGGGCCGGGTCGGCGCCGGAGGGGACGAACAGCAGGAGCACCACGACGCCCAGGGCGGCGACGCAGGCACTGACCCCGAAGACGGCGTCGTACCCGTCGACCGTCATGCTCAGGATGAAGAAGGCGGCCAGCGGCCCGAGCAGGGCCCCGGTGGTGTCCATGGCGCGGTGCACGCCGAAGGCGCGGCCCTGTGATTCGGGAGGTGTGGACAGGGAGATGAGGGCGTCGCGCGGGGCGGTGCGCAGACCCTTGCCGGTCCGTTCCAGGGCGAGGACCACACCCACCGGGCCGAGGCTGTGCGCGAGCAGCAGCAGGGGTTTGCACACGGCGGAGAGGCCGTAGCCGATGCCTGCGACGAGTTTGTGGTTGCGGATCCGGTCGGCGAGGTGGCCGCCGGCCAGCTGCACGAGCGCGCTGACCCCGTTGTAGAGCCCGTCGAGCGCGCCGAAGCCGAGCGGGCTCAGGCCGAGCCCGGCGACCAGGTACAGGGGCAGGACGGCGGTGACCATCTCGGAGGAGACGTCGGTGATCAGGCTGACCGTGCCCAGGGCGAGGACGGCCGAGGCGACGGCGGGAGCCCGGACGCGAGACCCGTCGGGGGCGGTCTTCGCGCCCGGGGACGCGGAGCGGTCCGCGAGGTACATGCTTACGAGCTCCAGGTCCGACGGTCAGAGTCACGCGTACGTGCGAATGGCACCTTAATGGCCGTACGGGCCAACTGGGCGGCGTACGGCCCGATTCGGCCGCCTCCCGGACCTCAGCCCTGTCGGCTGCTCTCGTCGCGCAGCCAGGTGGAGAAGTCGCCGGTCCGGATGGCCCTGCGGGCTCCCCGGCGGGCCGCGAGGGCGGCCACCACGAACACCACGACACCGGGGAGCAGCCGCGGCTGGTCCCGGAGCAGTGCGCGCAGATCGCCCGTACCGGTACGCGCGGACGGTACGGGGGAGGCCGGACCGGAAGCCGCCGAGGCCTGGAAGCGCTCCAGCTCGGCGGAGGAGGTCGCCGCCCGCACGCGCCGCTTGATCAGGTCCCCCCAGGTGCGCGGCGGAAGGACCACCACCCTGGCCGCCTCGACGACGAGGCGCTCGGCCGGCGCGAAGGCGAGGGACGCGGCCAGGTCGTCCGCCATCAGCGGGGGCAGGGCGGCGATCCGCGCGTATCCCGGTTCGGACACGGCGATGACCCCCCGCCCGAAGAGCCCCTCGCGGACGGCCGGCAGGCGCTGCCAGACCCGGTAGTAGGCCCGGACCGGCCAGGCGCAGGCGGTCAGCGGGATGTCCCGGCCGGGTGCCGCCGCGAGGAGGTCGGGGCTGGTGGCGAGCGCGTCGGTCAGGGCCCGTACGTCGGCCGCCCCGACCACGACGTCCGCGTCCACGTACAGGCGGGGGAAGCCCCGCGCGTGCTCGTCGCCGACCCGGAGCGCCGTGTGTTTGGAGGGGGTCGGGATCTCCACCACCCGTACGCGGGGGCCGCGCGCACCCGCCACGGCGGCGGTGTCGTCCGTACAGCCGTTGCACACCACGACGATGTCGGGGCCCTGGGCCGGGGCTCCGGCCAGGAGCGCGTCGAGGAGCCGGCCGATGACCCGGCCCTCGTTGTGGGCCGGGATCACGATGCTGGTCACCCCGGAAGTATGCATGCCCGAACGCCCGTACCGACCGTTTCCTCCAACTCTCCCCGGGGGTAAGCCCCGTGGTCTAGATTGAACGCAGCCGACCGGATTCGGCGTGCTTCGGCACCGCTGCAATCCAATCGGGTCAAGGCAGTTGGGGCAGGTACCGGTTCGGCGGCTTGGGGGGAACAAGCCGCCTGACCGTGGCCGGCCGGCGCCAGGGGTGCCGGACGGTCGGGGGGCGGAAGTACGTAGAACACGTACGGCATCGGTCGTGGGGGGCCATCACCGTTGGGCGGGTCACGCACGGGTCGCGCAGGCGCCCGGCCTGCTGTCGACGGCACCTCATTCCTTCGCACGCGTCCCGGCCATGGGTCGTCGACACGCCCACGGGCGTGCGTGGAAGGAAAGGGAACACTGTGAAGGACACCGCGAAGGACATGGGGTCGGTCGCCCGGTCCGCAGGTGCCGCACCGGCGGAGCCGTTAGGCGTCGCCGTGGTCGGTGCGGGCTACTGGGGCCCCAATCTCGTCCGCAACTTCCAGTCCAGTCCGGAGTTCCAGCTGCGCTGGCTCTGCGATCTGAACGTCGACCGGGCCCGGCAGGTGCTCGGCGGCTACTCCACGGTCCAGGCGACCGCGGACTACGCGGCGGTCCTCGCCGATCCGGCCGTCGAGGCCGTCGCCGTGGCGACTCCGGCGGGCACCCACCTCGACGTCGCACTGGCGGCCCTGCGCGCCGGCAAGCACGTGCTCGTGGAGAAGCCCCTGGCCGCCACGTACGAGGACGGACTGCGGTTGGTGACCGAGGCCGAGGAACGCGGCCTCACCCTGATGTGCGACCACACCTACTGCTACACCCCGGCGGTGGCCCGGATCCGCGACATGGTCCGCTCGGGCGAACTCGGCGAGATCCAGTTCGTCGACTCGGTCAGGATCAACCTGGGGCTGGTCCAGAAGGACATCGACGTCCTGTGGGACCTGGCCCCCCACGACCTCTCGGTCCTCGACTTCATCCTCCCGGAGAACGTCCGGCCGGTCGCCGTAGCCGCGCACGGGGCCGACCCGATCGGCGCCGGCCAGTCCTGCGTGGCCTATCTGACCCTGCAGCTCAACACCGGTGCCATCGCCCACGTGCACGTCAACTGGCTTTCCCCGGTGAAGGTCCGCACCACGATGGTCGGCGGATCCAAGCGCACCCTGGTGTGGGACGACCTCAACCCCACCCAGCGCGTGGCGGTGTTCGACCGGGGCGTCGACCTCACGGCACCGCAGGAGATCGGCGCGGACGAGCGCCGCGACATGCTCGTCTCCTACCGGACCGGTGACATGGTGGCCCCCGCGCTCGGCGAGAAGGAGGCCCTGCGCAGCATGGTCGAGGAGTTCGCCGCCGCCATCAGGACGGGGCGGCCGGCGCTGACCGACGGTCGGGCCGGCCTGCAGGTCCTCGACATCCTCGAAGCGGCCTCCCGCAGCCTGGAGTTCAAGGGCGCGGTCGTCGGACTGCGCACCGGGCGTTGAGCGTTCGGGCCGGCTTCCGGACCCCGGACCCCCCGGACCGCGGTCGCGCGGCGGGCGGTGGGCACAGCAGGGAACACCATGACCGACTCAGTAGGAGCAGGGCGTTGAGCAGCGTACGAGGCAAGAGGATTCTGGTCACCGGCGGAGCGGGCACGATCGGCTCGCACCTGGTGGACCTGCTGGTGGACAACGGGGCGCGCGAGATCGTCGTGCTCGACAACTTCGTGCGGGGGCGCACCGCCAATCTGGCCCGCGCCCTGCCGAGCGGAGTGGTGGACCTGGTCGAGGGGGACATCCGCGACACGGCCGCCGTGCGCAAGGCGACCGAGGGCGCCGACGTGGTGTTCCACCTCGCGGCCATCCGGATCACCCAGTGCGCCGAGGAGCCGCGGCTGGCCAACGAGGTGATGGTCGACGGCACGTTCAACGTGCTGGAGGCCGCGGCCGCCGCCGGCGTGGGCAAGGTCATCGCCTCCTCCTCGGCCTCGGTCTACGGGATGGCGGAGTCCTTCCCGACCACCGAGCGCCACCACGCCTACAACAACGACACCTTCTACGGGGCCGCGAAGGCCTTCAACGAGGGCGTGCTGCGCAGCTTCCACTCCATGTACGGGCTGGACTACGTGGCGCTGCGCTACTTCAACGTCTACGGCCCCCGGATGGACATCCACGGGCTGTACACCGAGGTGTTGATCCGGTGGATGGAGCGGATAGCCGCGGGCGAACCGCCGCTGATCCTCGGTGACGGCACCCAGACCATGGACTTCGTCCACGTACGGGACATCGCGCGGGCCAACCTGCTGGCCGCCGAATCGGACCTGACCGACGAGGTGTTCAACGTCGCGAGCGGCCGCGAGACCAGCCTGCTCGACCTGGCGAACGGCCTGCTGGAAGCCATGGGCGCCGAGGGCCTGGCGCCGGAGCACGGGCCGGCCCGTGCCGTGAACGGAGTGACCCGCCGGCTCGCGGACACCTCGCAGGCCACCGGGCGGCTCGGCTTCACGGCCGAGATCGACCTGCGGAGCGGCCTGCGGGACCTGGTGGACTGGTGGCGGGCCGAGCGTGCGGCGGACGCGGCCGCGAAGGAGGCCGGCCGATGAGTGCCCAGGAGGCTCCCGCGCGCATTCCGGTCATGATCCCGTGGCTCGGGGAGGAAGAGGCGAAGGCTGCCGCCGACGCGGTCCTCTCGGGCTGGGTCGCCCAGGGCCCCCGGGTCGCCGAGTTCGAGCGGGCCTTCGCCGAACGGGTGGGCGCGGAGCACGGCATCGCGGTGAGTTCCTGCACCACCGCCCTGCACCTGTCGCTGATCGCGCTGGACCTGGGACCGGGCGACGAGGTGATCGTGCCCTCGCTGTCGTTCATCGCCACCGCCAACGCGGTGCGCTACGTCGGCGCGGAGCCGGTGTTCGCGGACGTCGAGGAGGCGACCGGGAACCTGACCCCGGCCACCGTCGACGCCGTGCGCACCGCGCGCACGAAGGCGGTGATCGCCGTCCATCAGGGCGGAGTGCCGGCCGACGTGCACGCCCTGCGGGCCTCCTGCGCCGACTGGGGCCTCGCGCTGGTCGAGGACGCGGCCTGCGGCATCGGCGCCACCGTGGGCGGCAAGTCGGTGGGCCACGGGGCGCTGCTGGCGGCCTGGTCCTTCCATCCCCGCAAGGTGATCACCACCGGCGAGGGCGGCATGATCACCACGGACGACGCCGCGTGGGCCGAGCGGCTGCGCCGGCTGCGCGAGCACGGAATGAACGTGTCCGCGGCCCAGCGGCACGCGAGCAGCAAGCCGATCGCCGAAAGCTATCTCGAAGTCGGCTACAACTACCGGATGACCGACATCCAGGCCGCTGTCGGTCTGGTGCAACTGGGCAGGCTGGACGAGATCGTTGCCCGCCGGCGCTCGCTCGCCGCCCGGTACGCCCGGCTCCTCGCCGCAGTGCCGGGCCTGCGCCCGGTCGGGGACCCCGCGCACGGCGAGGGCAACTTCCAGTCCTACTGGGTGTTGCTGGCCGAGGACTTCCCGGTCGGCCGGGACGAGCTGCTCGCGGTGCTGGCCGAGGCCGGCATCTCGGCCCGGCGCGGGATCATGGCCTCCCACCTGGAACCGGCGTACGCCGGACACGGTGCGGCGGCGCTGCCGGTGACCGAGCGGATCAGCCGCGACTCGCTGATCCTGCCGCTGTTCCACACGATGACAGAGGAACAGCAGGACCGGGTCGTGGCGGCGCTGCGCGGTCAGGCCGGCGGCGGATGAGCGGGCCGGGCGGGCGGGCCACCGGGACCGGGCCGGCCGAAAGCCTGCTGATCGTGGGCGCGGGCGGATTCGCCCGGGAGACGGCCCAGGCCGTACGGGCCGCCGGGGCCGCGGACCTGGCGGCGGGCCGCGTCCCGCGGTGGCGGCTCGCCGGGCACCTCGACGACGATCCGGCCCTGCACGGCCGGGAGGTCGACGGCGTACCCGTACTGGGCGGCAGCGGTCTGGTCCGGGAACGCCCGGACGCGCGTGTGGTGGTCTGCGTGGGCAGTCCGCGCGACTACGGGGTACGGGCCCGCCTGGTGCGGCGCCTGGCCCTGCCCGAGAGCCGGTACGCCACCGTGGTGCACCCCACGGCGGCACTCTCCGGTTCCTCGGTGGTAGGCCCCGGCTCGGTCCTGCTCGCGCACTGCGTGCTGACGGCGGCCGTGCGGGTGGGCGCCCACGTGGCGGTCATGCCGCACGTGGTCCTCACCCACGACGACGAGGTCGGTGACTTCGCGACGCTCGCCTCGGGCGTCCGCCTCGGCGGCGGGGTACGGCTCGGGCGCGGGGCCTACGTGGGCGCCGGCGCGCTGGTGCGGGAGTACACGACGGTCGGCGCCTGGTCGCTGACCGGTATGGGAAGCACGGTCCTGGCCGATGTGCCGCCGGGCGAGGTGTGGGCCGGAAGCCCCGCCCGCAGGCTGCGCGAGGCGGGGGGCCCGGCGCTCGAGGAGCTGCGGGCCGACGGGTTGGAGACCGGCCGGAGGCCGGAAACACGGATGGGGAGCACAGCCGGATGAACCAGATACCGCTCGTGGACCTGAAGGCGGCGCACGCCGAGGTCGCGGAGGAGTTACGCGCGGGGTTCGACCGCGTGCTGGCCGACACCGCCTTCATCGGCGGTGAGGAGGTCCGTGCCTTCGAGCGCGAGTACGCGGCCTTCGCCGGGGTCGGCCACTGCGTCGGCGTGGCCAACGGCACCGACGCCCTCGAACTGGCCCTGCGGGCCAGCGGGGTGGGCGTCGGGGACGAGGTGGTGCTGCCCGCGAACACCTTCATCGCCACCGCCGGAGCCGTCGCCCGCATCGGAGCCCGGCCGGTCCTCGTCGACTGCCTGCCCGACACCCTGTTGTTGGACCCGAGGGCAGCGCTCGACGCCGTCGGCAGGGCCACCCGCGCGGTGGTCCCGGTCCATCTCTACGGGCAGTGCGCCGACACCGCGGAGCTGGCCGCGCACGTGCCCCCGTACGCCAAGGTCGTCGAGGACGCCGCGCAGAGCCAGGGGGCCGTCCGTGACGGGCGCACCCCCGGCAGCGGCGGCATCGCGGCGACCAGCTTCTACCCGGGCAAGAACCTGGGTGCCTACGGGGACGCGGGCGCGGTGGTGACCGACGACGAGGAGACGGCCGAGCTGGTGCGGGCGCTCGCCAATCACGGCGGCACCACCAAGTACCGGCACGACGTGGCCGGGTTCAACAGCCGGCTCGACGGCCTGCAGGCCGTGGTGCTGCGGGCGAAGCTGGCCCGGCTCGCCGACGGGAACGCGGCCCGCCGGGCCGCCGCCGCCCGGTACGACGCCCTGCTGGGGGACCTGGCGGCAACCGGACGGTTGACCCTGCCGGTCACGGCACCGGGCAACGTCCACGTGTGGCACCTGTACGTCGTCCGGGTTGCCGGCACGGACCGCGACGCGGTCGTCGGCAAGCTCAACGCGGAGGGCATCGGCGCCGGCGTGCACTATCCGGCTCCGGTCCACCTCACCCCGGCCTTCGCCCACCTGGGCCACGGCCGCGGTGCTTTCCCGCACGCCGAGGAGGCCGCCGACCGGATGCTCTCGCTGCCGCTCTTCCCGCAGATCACCGCTGCCCAACAGCAGCGGGTCGTGGACGCGCTCGCAGCAGCCCTGCGCTGACACCGGCGCCGACTCACAGGATGCCCACTCTCAGATGAGGTTCCGGATGAACAGACGGACAAGGCTGCTGCGGTACGGACTCTTCACCGTGGTCGCGGCCTTGATGGCGGCGGTACTCCCGCCGTCGGTGGTGGCGGCAGCGGCGGATCCGTGCGGCGCCGGCTCGAACCCGATCGTGTGCGAGAACTCCAAGACGGGCACACCGATGTCCGACTGGTTCGCGCCGAGCGCCTACGGGGACATCAAGGGTTTCAGCGCCCAGATGAGCGTCCAGACGGGCGACACCGTGCAGTTCAAGATCCAGTCGCCGACCCCCTACAAGGTGTCGGTCTACCGGCTGGGCCACTACGGGGGTGACGGGGCGCGGCTGATGTCGACCGCGGCCCAGGCCGCCCAGACCTACCCGGCGAACTTCGCCCCGGGCGGCAGCCCGCACAGCTGCACCACCAAGGCCTCCACAGGCCTGGTCGACTGCGGAAACTGGCCCGTCACCGCGACGTGGACCGTGCCCTCGGACGCGGTCTCCGGCCTGTACGTGGTCAACTTCGACCAGGCGGACGGCAACGGCGTGATGCCCTATCCGTTCGTGGTCCGCAACGACTCCAGCCACTCCGACATCGTCGTCCAGACGAGCGACCAGACCTGGCAGGCGTACAACAACTACGGCGGCCAGGACCTGTACGACGGCGGCGGGCCCGCGCCCGACGGCCGTGCGTACGAGGTCAGTTACAACCGGCCGATGGACATCGGCGGGGAGAACGGGATCTACGGGTCCGAGTACCAGATGATCTCCTGGCTGGAACGCAACGGGTACGACGTCAGCTACATGTCCGGGATCGACATGTCGACCAAGGGCGCCACCCAGCTGCAGAACCACAAGGTGTTCATGTCCTCCGGACACGACGAGTACTGGACCCAGGACCAGTTCACGAACGCCCTGAACGCCCGTCACGCGGGCGTCAACCAGACGTACTTCAGCGGCAACGAGGTCTTCTGGAAGACCCGCCTCGCCCCCAGCATCGACGGCGCCAACACGGCCAACCGGACGCTGGTCTGCTACAAGGAGACCAAGCTCTCCTTCCCGCAGCCCAACGGCATCCCCGACCCGAGCGGCATCTGGACGGGCACCTTCATGGACCCGGCCAGTGCCACGAACGGGCGGCCCTTCCAGCCGCAGAACCAGGTGACCGGCTCCCTGTTCAGCGTGAACGGCTACCGGAGCGACGCGATCACCGTGCCCGGAGCCTTCGCCAAGATGCGGCTGTGGAGGAACACCACCGTCGCCAACCTGACCCCAGCCCAGACGGCCACCTTCCCCGTCGGCACCCTCGGCTACGAGTGGGACAGCGACGTGGAGGACGCCGCGCGCCCGGCCGGGCAGATAGCCCTGTCGTCCACCACGGTGGACATCAACGACGGCAAGTACCGCCTCGACTACGGGAACACGTACGGGAACGGGACCGCGACGCACAGCCTGGTCGCCTTCCGTGACCAGACCTCGCGCGCCCTGGTCTTCGGCGCGGGCACCGTGCAGTGGTCCTGGGGCCTGACCAACATGCCGACGGGCAACCCGGACGACGCGGTGGTCACCGAGGACAAGCGGATGCAGCAGGCGACGGTGAACGTCTTCGCCGACATGGGCGTCCAGCCCAAGTCCCTGCAGAGCAACCTGGTCGTGGCGAGCACCTCCACGGACACCACGGGCCCGGTCATCACCGTGACCAGCCCCGCGGCGAACGCGACGGTGCCCGCGCTGCGCCCGGTGACCATCACCGGCACCTCGGCCGACAGCGGCGGCGGAGTCGTGGCCCGCGTGGAGGTCTCCACGGACGGCGGAACCACCTGGAAGGCGACCACGGGCATCGGATCCTGGAGCTACAAGTGGACCCCGACCGTCCCCGGCGCCGCGCAGATCAAGGTCCGCGCGGTCGACGACAGCGTCAACATCGGCGCCACCACCACCGTGCCGCTGACCGTGGGTCCCCAGCAGTGCCCCTGCACCGTCTGGCCGGCCGCGGCCGTGCCCGGCACCGTCAACGCGGGTGACGGCAGCGCCGTCGAGCTCGGCGTGAAGATCCGTTCCTCGGCGCCCGGTTCGATCACGGGCGTCCGGTTCTACAAGTCGCCGGCCAACACCGGCACCCACACCGGCAGCCTGTGGAGCAGCTCCGGACAGCGCCTGGCCACGGGCACCTTCACCAACGAGACGGCGTCCGGCTGGCAGCAGCTGAACTTCTCCTCACCGGTCCCCGTCAAGGCCAACACCACCTACGTAGCCTCCTACTTCGCCCCCAACGGCGGATACTCCTTCGACACCACCTTCGCCTCCTCCGACGCGGGACTGGCCCCGCTGACCGCGCTGAAGAACGGCACCGACGGCGGCAACGGCGTCTACCGCTACAGCGGCACGGGCGGTTTCCCGGCCACGGCCTCCGCG carries:
- a CDS encoding SCO5918 family protein, which translates into the protein MRCVIARFPFDLTKGGVLESMKGVKPEPITAESVVIGRRAYPVKQVGAVITRQDRRDFTAGEVIRALSALGFTCRTSDPVPAPAAALTPLEQASAMLGTPAGV
- a CDS encoding helix-turn-helix domain-containing protein, giving the protein MTPDNPIGRLDDDDYPAYTMGRAAEMLGTTPGFLRALGEARLITPLRSEGGHRRYSRYQLRIAARARELVDQGTPIESACRIVILEDQLEEAQRINAEYRRAAGKDSGA
- a CDS encoding TolB-like translocation protein translates to MTRSRRLLVLALAVLLLGGLAGVVVVRSAARAEQTREGDPTASRGRVTLDRQNGLAFVNGAQGPQRGALVSVPAQSPGAGRTASGLSCLRFHAAAGTGVCLSSAPGTLSQENRALIVDSELRTLRSFPLAGTPSRARVSPSGHFAAWTVFVAGESYGAAFFSTRTSIVDTRTGALEPDLEKFAIELDGKPYSSSDTNFWGVTFSKDDDTFYATLGTNSQTYLVKGSIARRAVTTLAKNVECPSLSPDETRVAYKKRVQRGASLWREHVLDLRTLREQPLAEKRSVDDQALWLDDRTLAYALPAEGSVDTTDLWTVAADGTGAPRVLARAASSPTRLG
- a CDS encoding MFS transporter; this translates as MYLADRSASPGAKTAPDGSRVRAPAVASAVLALGTVSLITDVSSEMVTAVLPLYLVAGLGLSPLGFGALDGLYNGVSALVQLAGGHLADRIRNHKLVAGIGYGLSAVCKPLLLLAHSLGPVGVVLALERTGKGLRTAPRDALISLSTPPESQGRAFGVHRAMDTTGALLGPLAAFFILSMTVDGYDAVFGVSACVAALGVVVLLLFVPSGADPAPAPPRSPAAPVPAARRPAATAAASPEAAAPAPAPVNLRDALGLLRLPRLRALALCAVLLGLTTVSDAFLYLLIQDRTGVGERWFPLLPLGTAAVFLLLAVPAGTLADRFGRRTVFLCGHAVLLAGYGLLLWVPGLPALPYLVLALHGMFYAATDGVLPAAVAATVPAKLRATGIALVGTGQALARFGCSLAFGGAWTLLGSGPALTAAAAGLCCCAAVAGFVLRPGAPDSAPDRARRPRPPRRPRGTR
- a CDS encoding glycosyltransferase, translated to MTSIVIPAHNEGRVIGRLLDALLAGAPAQGPDIVVVCNGCTDDTAAVAGARGPRVRVVEIPTPSKHTALRVGDEHARGFPRLYVDADVVVGAADVRALTDALATSPDLLAAAPGRDIPLTACAWPVRAYYRVWQRLPAVREGLFGRGVIAVSEPGYARIAALPPLMADDLAASLAFAPAERLVVEAARVVVLPPRTWGDLIKRRVRAATSSAELERFQASAASGPASPVPSARTGTGDLRALLRDQPRLLPGVVVFVVAALAARRGARRAIRTGDFSTWLRDESSRQG
- a CDS encoding Gfo/Idh/MocA family protein, producing the protein MKDTAKDMGSVARSAGAAPAEPLGVAVVGAGYWGPNLVRNFQSSPEFQLRWLCDLNVDRARQVLGGYSTVQATADYAAVLADPAVEAVAVATPAGTHLDVALAALRAGKHVLVEKPLAATYEDGLRLVTEAEERGLTLMCDHTYCYTPAVARIRDMVRSGELGEIQFVDSVRINLGLVQKDIDVLWDLAPHDLSVLDFILPENVRPVAVAAHGADPIGAGQSCVAYLTLQLNTGAIAHVHVNWLSPVKVRTTMVGGSKRTLVWDDLNPTQRVAVFDRGVDLTAPQEIGADERRDMLVSYRTGDMVAPALGEKEALRSMVEEFAAAIRTGRPALTDGRAGLQVLDILEAASRSLEFKGAVVGLRTGR
- a CDS encoding NAD-dependent epimerase/dehydratase family protein encodes the protein MSSVRGKRILVTGGAGTIGSHLVDLLVDNGAREIVVLDNFVRGRTANLARALPSGVVDLVEGDIRDTAAVRKATEGADVVFHLAAIRITQCAEEPRLANEVMVDGTFNVLEAAAAAGVGKVIASSSASVYGMAESFPTTERHHAYNNDTFYGAAKAFNEGVLRSFHSMYGLDYVALRYFNVYGPRMDIHGLYTEVLIRWMERIAAGEPPLILGDGTQTMDFVHVRDIARANLLAAESDLTDEVFNVASGRETSLLDLANGLLEAMGAEGLAPEHGPARAVNGVTRRLADTSQATGRLGFTAEIDLRSGLRDLVDWWRAERAADAAAKEAGR
- a CDS encoding DegT/DnrJ/EryC1/StrS family aminotransferase; translation: MSAQEAPARIPVMIPWLGEEEAKAAADAVLSGWVAQGPRVAEFERAFAERVGAEHGIAVSSCTTALHLSLIALDLGPGDEVIVPSLSFIATANAVRYVGAEPVFADVEEATGNLTPATVDAVRTARTKAVIAVHQGGVPADVHALRASCADWGLALVEDAACGIGATVGGKSVGHGALLAAWSFHPRKVITTGEGGMITTDDAAWAERLRRLREHGMNVSAAQRHASSKPIAESYLEVGYNYRMTDIQAAVGLVQLGRLDEIVARRRSLAARYARLLAAVPGLRPVGDPAHGEGNFQSYWVLLAEDFPVGRDELLAVLAEAGISARRGIMASHLEPAYAGHGAAALPVTERISRDSLILPLFHTMTEEQQDRVVAALRGQAGGG